A genomic segment from Flavobacterium sp. 9R encodes:
- a CDS encoding VWA domain-containing protein: MEKITFLNPEFFWLFLLLPVVIAWLFWKKNQQVASLKVSSTAGFQGKKSFWVLLKPYLSVFRILALASLIIAMARPRTVDVSNRTKTTKGIDIVMAIDVSGSMLAKDLKPNRMEALKRVAASFVDERPNDRIGLVVYAAESYTKTPVTSDKAIVQEAIKSIKYDNVLQDGTGIGMGLATAVNRLKDSKAKSKVIILLTDGVNNAGFIEPETASDIARQYGIKVYTIGIGTNGMAMFPYAIAPNGGFLFQMMKVEIDEQLMKNIARKTDGKYFRATSNDKLAQIYNEINKLETTEIEELKFYDYDEKFRFFVLLAGLLLLIEVGLRNTVYRSFI, translated from the coding sequence ATGGAAAAAATCACTTTTTTAAATCCTGAGTTTTTTTGGTTGTTCTTGTTACTACCAGTAGTTATTGCTTGGTTGTTTTGGAAAAAGAACCAGCAAGTGGCCTCGCTTAAAGTGAGTTCTACAGCAGGTTTTCAAGGCAAAAAATCATTTTGGGTGTTGTTGAAACCGTACTTAAGTGTGTTTAGAATTTTGGCTTTAGCGTCGCTGATTATCGCAATGGCAAGACCAAGAACAGTCGATGTAAGCAATAGAACCAAAACCACCAAAGGAATTGATATTGTTATGGCAATAGACGTTTCAGGAAGTATGTTGGCCAAAGATTTAAAGCCCAACCGAATGGAAGCCCTAAAACGTGTGGCAGCCAGTTTCGTTGACGAAAGACCCAATGACCGTATTGGATTGGTAGTGTATGCTGCCGAATCCTACACTAAAACTCCTGTGACTAGTGATAAAGCGATTGTTCAAGAAGCTATCAAAAGCATAAAATACGACAACGTTTTGCAAGACGGAACTGGAATTGGAATGGGATTGGCGACAGCTGTAAACCGTTTGAAAGACAGCAAAGCTAAAAGTAAAGTCATTATTCTCTTGACCGATGGTGTAAACAATGCTGGTTTTATTGAACCAGAAACCGCTTCAGATATTGCCAGACAATACGGAATCAAAGTCTACACTATCGGAATTGGAACAAACGGAATGGCAATGTTTCCTTATGCAATCGCACCGAATGGAGGCTTTTTGTTCCAAATGATGAAAGTAGAAATCGACGAGCAATTGATGAAAAACATAGCCCGAAAAACCGATGGTAAATATTTTAGAGCGACGAGTAATGACAAACTAGCACAGATTTACAACGAAATCAACAAACTCGAAACCACAGAAATAGAAGAGTTAAAATTCTATGACTATGATGAAAAGTTCAGATTTTTTGTGTTGCTAGCAGGACTATTGTTGCTCATTGAAGTTGGTTTGAGAAATACAGTGTACAGAAGTTTTATTTAA
- a CDS encoding VWA domain-containing protein, with protein MELDEKKYLYLLILLPLLVVVFLYNLYWKRKKQREFGSVEMVQKLSPDSSSFKSVLKLIVLVLAFASLILGLVNPKIGTKMETVKREGIDIVFAVDVSKSMLAEDIAPSRLEKSKQIVSQIINQLGSDRIGIVAYAGSAFPVLPITSDYGVAKMFLQSMNTDIVSSQGTSLDEAIKLSATYFDEKSKTSKLMIMISDGEDHSEGSESAAEEANKIGMKIITIGVGTEKGGTIPLRRNGVIESYKRDKDNQIVITKLNPESLKSIAKATNGNYVNGANTKEVLEFVKNTLDKIQKTEFEATEMAEYQSQFQWFLAIGFLLLLVDVFLLERKTSWVKKLNLFNEK; from the coding sequence ATGGAATTAGACGAAAAAAAATATTTATACCTACTCATCTTATTGCCTCTTTTGGTAGTGGTTTTCTTGTACAATTTGTATTGGAAAAGAAAAAAACAACGCGAATTTGGTTCGGTTGAAATGGTGCAAAAGTTGAGTCCAGATAGCTCTAGTTTTAAATCGGTATTGAAACTAATTGTTTTAGTATTGGCTTTTGCATCCTTGATTTTAGGCTTGGTGAATCCTAAAATTGGCACCAAAATGGAAACGGTGAAGCGTGAAGGTATTGATATTGTTTTCGCGGTCGATGTTTCTAAAAGTATGCTGGCAGAGGATATCGCGCCAAGTCGTTTAGAAAAAAGTAAGCAAATTGTATCGCAAATCATCAACCAACTCGGCAGTGACCGCATTGGTATTGTTGCTTATGCTGGAAGTGCTTTTCCAGTGTTGCCAATCACCTCAGATTACGGTGTGGCGAAAATGTTTTTACAAAGTATGAATACCGACATTGTTTCGTCTCAAGGAACTTCTTTGGACGAAGCGATTAAATTATCGGCTACTTATTTTGATGAAAAAAGCAAAACAAGCAAGTTGATGATTATGATTTCGGATGGAGAAGACCATTCTGAAGGATCCGAAAGCGCCGCCGAAGAAGCCAATAAAATTGGGATGAAAATCATTACGATTGGTGTTGGTACTGAGAAGGGTGGTACGATTCCTTTGCGCCGAAACGGTGTGATTGAAAGCTATAAAAGAGATAAAGACAATCAAATCGTTATCACAAAGTTGAATCCAGAAAGCTTAAAAAGCATTGCAAAGGCGACGAATGGAAATTATGTAAACGGCGCCAATACTAAAGAAGTGTTAGAGTTTGTAAAAAACACTTTGGATAAAATCCAAAAAACAGAATTCGAAGCGACTGAAATGGCAGAGTATCAATCTCAATTTCAATGGTTTTTAGCCATTGGTTTTCTGCTGCTTTTGGTAGATGTTTTTCTGTTAGAACGCAAAACAAGTTGGGTGAAAAAATTGAATTTGTTTAACGAGAAATAA
- a CDS encoding BatD family protein, with translation MKKFIAVALFIIANPLLAQVQFETRVSKNTLALNERLRVDFIMNVDGDNFIQPSFDGFRIIAGPSQQVSQSWVNGRSSFEKVYSYFLVPAKKGALVIKQAAIEFNGQVYKTSPVKITVTNAVQQSQEENDGQISADNNLYLVADVSKTNPYINEPITVVYKLYFSYNIGIGVNWEEKSKPKYNDFWSQNIDIKQLVPEEGMFRGERFRYVVLRKTVLYPQKSGKLVIEPLSLDIPVQLPTNRRDMFGQFIVKDVTKNVTTGAKTIAVKGLPESGKPADFSGAVGSFDFKVTPSKTTLHNGESLELVVSAAGKGNLKLFTLPKPVVPNALEMYDPVHTESVNTPLSGMAGKISDSYTIIPQFKGTYPIKPMQFSYFDLNSGSYKTITSPEILVTVLDGPTATDSTAVASTAKNKISNLEQFKFIKLKTELEDVHGKDFLGSNSFYALLLLPFGIIPLIVIFKKKKEAIDSDVFGNRIKMNNKLAKKYLSEAKKQIANKELFYVALEKAMHNFLKAKLHIETSEMSKDNIQELLLSRKANPEAVNDFITLTENCEIARYAPSSSASIQQDFDKAVEIISGLEKQIV, from the coding sequence ATGAAAAAATTTATTGCAGTTGCACTTTTTATAATTGCTAACCCACTTCTGGCTCAAGTTCAGTTCGAGACACGAGTGAGTAAAAACACTTTGGCACTAAACGAACGCCTTCGTGTTGACTTTATTATGAATGTAGATGGTGATAATTTTATTCAACCTTCTTTCGATGGTTTCCGAATCATCGCTGGACCTAGCCAACAAGTGAGTCAATCGTGGGTGAACGGAAGAAGTTCTTTTGAAAAAGTCTATTCTTATTTTTTGGTACCCGCTAAAAAAGGAGCTTTAGTGATTAAACAAGCCGCCATTGAGTTCAATGGCCAGGTATACAAAACTTCTCCTGTAAAGATTACTGTGACCAATGCTGTACAACAAAGTCAAGAAGAGAATGACGGCCAAATTTCTGCCGATAATAATTTGTATTTAGTAGCCGATGTTTCTAAAACCAATCCGTATATAAACGAGCCAATTACCGTTGTATATAAATTGTATTTCAGCTACAATATCGGAATTGGGGTAAATTGGGAAGAAAAGAGTAAACCAAAATACAATGATTTTTGGAGCCAAAATATTGATATCAAGCAATTGGTTCCTGAAGAGGGAATGTTTAGAGGGGAACGTTTTAGGTATGTAGTCCTTCGCAAAACAGTTTTGTATCCTCAAAAATCAGGGAAATTAGTGATAGAGCCACTTTCATTAGATATACCTGTTCAATTGCCTACCAATAGAAGAGATATGTTTGGGCAATTTATTGTAAAAGATGTAACTAAGAATGTAACTACAGGAGCAAAAACTATTGCGGTGAAAGGATTGCCAGAATCGGGTAAGCCAGCAGATTTTTCAGGTGCCGTGGGAAGTTTTGATTTTAAAGTTACGCCAAGCAAAACAACGCTTCACAATGGAGAAAGTTTAGAATTGGTAGTTAGCGCCGCTGGAAAAGGAAATCTTAAATTATTTACCTTGCCTAAACCAGTTGTTCCAAACGCACTAGAAATGTATGATCCTGTTCATACGGAATCCGTAAATACGCCACTTTCTGGAATGGCAGGTAAAATTTCGGATAGTTATACCATTATTCCGCAGTTCAAAGGAACCTATCCGATTAAGCCTATGCAGTTCTCTTATTTTGATTTGAATTCGGGCAGCTACAAAACGATTACTTCACCAGAAATTTTAGTGACTGTTTTAGATGGTCCGACTGCTACAGACAGTACCGCAGTGGCGAGCACGGCTAAAAATAAAATCAGCAATTTGGAGCAATTCAAGTTCATTAAGCTTAAAACAGAACTTGAAGATGTTCACGGAAAGGATTTCTTAGGCTCCAATAGCTTTTATGCGTTGTTATTACTTCCTTTTGGAATAATTCCTTTGATTGTGATTTTCAAAAAGAAAAAGGAAGCCATAGATAGCGATGTCTTTGGTAACCGAATCAAAATGAATAATAAATTGGCTAAAAAATATTTGTCGGAAGCCAAAAAACAAATTGCGAACAAAGAGTTGTTCTATGTGGCACTCGAAAAAGCGATGCATAATTTCTTAAAAGCCAAATTACACATCGAAACCTCAGAAATGAGTAAGGATAACATTCAAGAGTTGTTGTTGTCTAGAAAAGCCAATCCTGAAGCTGTAAACGATTTTATTACCTTGACAGAAAATTGTGAGATTGCTCGTTATGCGCCTTCTTCTAGTGCTTCAATTCAACAGGATTTTGATAAAGCTGTCGAAATTATTTCGGGATTAGAAAAACAAATTGTGTGA
- a CDS encoding tetratricopeptide repeat protein: protein MIKKYFIFLFLFSLLGLGGLFAQQKDKALPKANEEFAEKKFVEAEANYRVSQSKFPNRTVAPYNLGNAIYKQNQNAEAQYAYVEALRKAKIKSQKHKILHNLGNTFMKDKNYEAAVDAYKNALRSNPEDEETRYNYALAKKMLKDNPPKNDKDNKKDKDKDKDKKDDKKDGDKDKDKKDDKGDQDKKQDPNQNEQKNSKNQDQKGQPKPKPGDISKDRLENLLDAVNNEEKKIQDKVKAKQGQGKPVQTEKDW from the coding sequence ATGATTAAAAAATATTTCATATTCCTTTTCTTGTTTTCCCTTTTGGGGCTAGGAGGTCTATTTGCTCAACAAAAAGACAAAGCATTACCAAAAGCGAATGAAGAATTTGCAGAAAAAAAGTTTGTAGAAGCGGAAGCAAATTATAGAGTTTCACAATCTAAATTCCCTAACCGAACGGTAGCTCCTTACAATTTAGGAAATGCAATTTACAAGCAAAATCAAAATGCCGAAGCACAATACGCCTATGTTGAAGCATTACGCAAAGCAAAAATAAAATCTCAAAAGCACAAAATATTGCACAATTTGGGCAATACTTTTATGAAAGATAAAAATTATGAAGCCGCAGTTGATGCCTACAAAAACGCTTTACGTTCTAATCCCGAAGACGAGGAAACACGTTACAATTATGCTTTGGCCAAAAAAATGCTAAAAGACAATCCACCGAAAAACGATAAGGATAATAAAAAAGACAAAGACAAGGATAAAGATAAGAAGGACGACAAGAAAGACGGCGATAAAGACAAAGACAAAAAAGACGATAAAGGCGATCAGGACAAAAAACAAGATCCTAATCAAAACGAGCAAAAAAACAGCAAAAATCAAGACCAAAAAGGACAACCCAAACCCAAACCTGGAGACATTTCTAAAGATCGTTTAGAAAACCTTTTGGATGCTGTAAACAACGAAGAAAAGAAAATTCAAGATAAAGTAAAAGCCAAACAAGGCCAAGGAAAACCAGTTCAAACCGAAAAAGATTGGTAA